The following is a genomic window from Chitinophaga caseinilytica.
CTACTGTGAAAGGAGTTTGCTTTTTCTTAATCAGGGGCAAATAGGGTCTTTTTTTGCTTTTCTTTCTTGCTTGCCCCACTTCCGAGGGCTTTCTACGTGTTTGAGGCATTTTCGTGCCGAGGGATTTGGGTTTATTCATCTAGTATGCTGGTAAAGTAGTTCCTTCCCAACACAGCATCCCTTCCTTATGGATAATTCTGCAGGCTTAAGTTTTCTCTTTTGGCCCATTAGTAATGAGTAATTATCCCTCCACATCCCAGCGTTCTTGCCAATAAATCGCCACTTTCTGGAAATATCACTTAGACAAGGAGCTTTAGGGATAGAGGTTCTTAAGTTTCATTTCCAATTACTGTGTATTCAAAGGGCCTCAAGGATACCTTATTCATGTTTCAATACCCCCTCTTCCAGATGCTTTTCGTTCATTCCCGGTGTTCCTTCATGAATAGCTTCGCGATTTATTCCCAATTGCGACTTAATATGGTTCCTACACCCGCCAATACTTAGAAGTTTCGCCCTCTTCCTCTAAAAACCAATAATAATCTATGGTTCGATGTGGCCAAAACAAAGCTCCTATCCCCACATATCTTACTCCTCGGAGAGGAGAAACAAAGAAACTATGACCCTCATTCCAATGAGTTAAATCCCTTTTCCTCAAAGGAAGTTAGTTTCCTCACCCCCGGAGAGAAGAAACAGAGGAATTATTTCCCTTCACATCCAAAGGGTTTCCTCCCTTTCCCTCTAAGGGATTTAGTTTCCTCGCTCCTCGGAGAGCAGAAACAAAGGAATCATGTCCCCACTTCCAAAGAGTTTCTTCCCTTTTCCATCAAAGGAAATAGTTTCCTTACCCCTCGGAGAGCTCAACAAAGGAACAATGTCCCCGCATTCAAAGAGTTTCTTCCCTTTTCCCTCTAAGGAAGTTAGTTCTCTCACCCCCGAGAGCAGAAACATAGGAACTATGTTCCCCTCTTCCAAAGAGCCTACTCTCTATTTTCCCTAAAGGGATTAAGTTTCCTCGCGCCTTGGAGAGCCGAAGCATAAGAACCCGTGCCCACTTCTAAAGGTTTTACTCTCTATTTCTTCTAAAAGGATTTAATTTCCTCCCCCTCCGGAGAGCTGAAGCAATGAAACTATGTCCCCTCTTCCAAAGAACTTACTCCCTTTTTCCTGTATGGGATTTAGTTTCCTCCCCCTCGGAGAACAGAAACAAAGGAACTATGTTCCCCCACTTGCAAGGAGTCTCCTCCATTTACCGGTAAGGTGGTTCAATTTCATCACCTCTCGGAGAGTTGCAACAGGATTCAGTGTGCCCACTTCCCCAAACTAATCCCATGTTTTCCGGCCGTTATCTACATTGGCAACTACCTCTTACAGATATTCTACACCCCAAAAATCCCTGGAGCTCTTCCCCAACGAACGTATTTTCTGAGGTTAGGCGTTGTCTTTTTAGGTTGGAAGCGACACTCGGGGGAAGTTGATTTTACAATTCTCTGCCAGGTTAATCTATCCCCAAAAGCTCAATGCTTTCCAGGAAATTTTGGAGCCTGGAATCAAAGACAACGCCCAAAGTAGAATCTAATAAGCACCGCTGCGAATTCGCATCCGTTTCAATTAAAGAACGTAAGCGAGTATTTCCTATTTGGCCCCCAACTCCGTTACAATCTATATAACCACCTCCAACACCAGAAACCAGGCAAGCAATTCTCGCACCCCACCAAAGAAATCCTCCGTCCTAATCGAAAGTCAGACAAAGACCATATCCCACCCCATCCCCCAACTTCTACCCTGTCCATCAATCTTTTGACTTAACTTTGCACTTTCAAAATTCAAATATGTTCCCTGTTTACGATGTTATTGTAGTTGGTGCCGGACACGCAGGCTGTGAAGCCGCTGCTGCCGCCGCCAATATGGGTTCCCGGGTCCTCCTCGTTACCATGAATATGCAGACGATCGCGCAAATGAGCTGCAACCCCGCCATGGGTGGCATCGCCAAAGGCCAGATCGTTCGTGAGATTGATGCCCTCGGAGGCTACTCCGGCATCGTGACCGACCAGTCCATGATCCAGTTCCGCATGCTCAACCGTAGCAAAGGCCCCGCCATGTGGAGCCCCCGCACACAAAACGACCGCATGCTCTTCGCCGCTAAATGGCGCGAAGCCCTGGAAAATACCCCCAACGTAGATTTCTACCAGGATATGGTGAAAGCACTCATCATTAAAAACGGTGTCTGCCAAGGTGTAATCACCGGCCTCGGTCACGAAATATCCGCCAAAGCAGTCGTTCTCACCAACGGCACATTTCTCAACGGCGTCATCCATATCGGCGATAAACAGTTCGGCGGCGGCCGCGTAGCAGAAAAAGCAGCCACTGGAATCACCGAACAATTGGTATCCCTCGGGTTCGAAAGCGACCGCCTCAAAACCGGGACACCTCCCCGTATCGACGGCCGATCCCTCGATTACTCCAAAATGGAAGAACAAAAAGGCGACGAAGAAATCGTTGGCTTTAGCTATATGGACGTTGAAAAGATCCGCCCGGAACAACAACGCTCCTGCTGGATCACCTACACTTCGGAAAATGTACACGAAATTCTGAAGACCGGATTCGATCGCTCACCCATGTTCCAGGGAAGAATCCAGGGAATCGGGCCGCGCTACTGTCCCTCCATCGAAGATAAAATCAACCGTTTCGCCGAACGCGAACGCCACCAGTTGTTCGTAGAACCGGAAGGATTCAACACCGTCGAAATCTACGTCAACGGATTTTCAACTTCCCTCCCCGAAGATGTACAGCTAAAAGCCCTGCGCATGGTGGCCGGATTTGAAAATGTAAGAATGTTCCGGCCCGGGTATGCGATCGAATACGATTACTTCCCACCCACCCAACTGCAATTTTCCCTCGAAACGAAACAGGTCGCCAACCTGTTTTTCGCCGGCCAGATCAACGGAACCACCGGATACGAAGAAGCCGCATGTCAAGGTTTGATGGCCGGTATCAACGCACACCTGAAAGTTACCGAACAGGCGCCGCTCGTTTTGAAACGCAGCGAAGCATATATCGGCGTACTGATCGATGACCTCATCAACAAAGGGACCGACGAACCCTACCGCATGTTTACTTCGCGCGCGGAGTTCAGGACCCTCCTTCGCCAGGATAACGCCGACCTCCGCCTGACCGAACGCAGCCACGCCCTCGGTCTCGCGACCGACGAGCGCATGGCCCGCACCCGCGAAAAACTGGCAGGCGTTGAAAAAATAAAATCCATCCTGAAAGAATTACCGCTCGAGCCCGAAGAAGCGAACGCCTGGTTACAAGCCAGCGGCTCCGCTCCCCTCACCCAAAAACAACGCGCACACCAGATTTTGCTGCGCCCGGGTATCGACATTTTTTCCATGAAACAGCACTTGCCGAAAGTGGAAAAAGCACTCGAAAACTATTCAAAGGAAGTGCTCGAGCAGGTAGAAATCCAGGTGAAGTACGACGTGTATATCGAAAAGGAAAATGAACTGGTACAAAGAATGAGTCAACTCGAAGACCTGATGATCCCGGAATCGTTCGATTATTCCAAACTCGTTTCGTTATCGAACGAAGCGCGCCAGAAATTTTCGCGCATCAAACCGCGGACCCTCGGTCAAGCGAGCCGGATCAGCGGCGTCAATCCCAGCGACGTACAAATTCTCATGGTCTACATGGGCCGGTAGAAAAATATATTTCCAAGAAAAAAAGAGCGGTCGATTTTTTCGGCCGCTCTTTTTTATGTTCCACGTGGAAAATGGCCATTTCTTCCAAAAAAGCACAATTAGTTGAAAATCAATGAATTAAAAACGCCTTCAAATTTCGATGATCTCGGCATTACTGAGGGCTAGGTATCAAAAACGATAAAAACCGAAAATCGAGGCTAAAAAGTAGGTTATCTTTGAATGGGGCATTTTTGAGGAAAACGCGGAAGGAAAATCAACGAAATTTTGGGATCGAGGCAACCCTCGGGAAATGAAAACCGTACATACTGTAGTAACGCCCGAAAAAAATTTTAGCCATCCGTATTCCCGCGGTTTCGGGAAACCCGAATTTTAAAAAATCAGTGCAGGACATATCAGCAATCATAGCGGGCTGCAAGAACTGGAACCGTTCCAGTCAGGAAGCACTTTACCGGCAATTCTTTGGATATGCCATGGCTATCTGTTTGCGATATGCGAATAACAAAGAAGAGGCGATTGAAATTTTAAACGACGGTTTCTTGAAAATTTTTCACCACATCGATTCTTACGATACGTCCCGACCTTTCAAAAGCTGGTTGAGCAAAATCATGGCGAACACCGCTATCGACCATTTGCGCAGCCGGAAGAAAATCGTTTTTACGGAAGACATCACACAGGTGTATGAATTGGGAATGCCAGACGAATATGCGATCAGTAAATTGACTTGCGAAGAAATTCTCCAATTGGTACAACACCTCCCTCCCGCTTACCGGACCGTTTTCAATTTGTATGTGCTCGAAGGATTTCAGCACCAGGAAATTTCTAACATGCTCGGAATTTCGGAAGGGACATCCAAATCCAATTTGTTTAAGGCGAAGCGGATTCTCAAAGAAAAAATCGAAGCGATAACATCTATGAATATTTCCGGCCCGGGATCTATCGGTGCCGCCCAACCGTCATGAGCGAACAGTTTGAACATAACATCCGGAAAAAGCTGCAGGACGCAGAAATTCCATTCGAGCCCATGGCCTGGGAACGAATGGAAAAGCTGCTGGACGAGCCTAACCGCCGGCGCCCCATCTGGTGGTGGCTGAGCGGGCTTGTGCTCATCCTGGGGCTCGGCGGCTGGTGGTTCTTCTCGCAGCAAAATGTGGAAAACACCGGCGAAACTTCCGACAACAATATTATTTCCGAAAACCAATTGGCCAATCCGGAAGGAAAAAACGGAAAAGTGGATAATACCCCCGTTTCCGGAACTGCAAAACTTCCATCCGCGGATGATGGGAAATCGAATGTGGATAATCCATCGAAATCGTCCGCATCTCCTTCCGCCAATTTCATTTCAAAAGGAGAAAATTCGAATGATGTGGATAAAGGGGCTTCCACCTCCCCTTACTCTTCGGCAAAAAATAAGAACCAGAAATCCCGGATTGGAAAAAACAACTTCGCCGCAAACATCACCGCGCAAAACCGGAACAACGAAACTCCGGATGTGGATAAAGTGACCGGTTCATCATTGATGGCTAAAAAAGGAAACACCGGTGTGAATAATTCAACGGCTCCTTCCGCTAATAACCCTCAAAACAATGGAACGGAAAATCCGGATGTGAATAAGTTGACCGGATCAACGAAAATTATCGATCAAAAATCGAACGATACCAATTCGGATGTGAATAAGCCGGCGCCGCCGATCCTTCCTACGCAAAATCAGGCCGACAAAAAAACGGATGTGGATAAAGGCGCAGGAATTACACAAACGCCTGGATTGAATAATCCTTCCTCCGAAACGAAAACAGACTCGGCACAATCTAATCCCGATCCCAGGAAAGCCCCGCGGAGAAAGGGTTTCGAAGGAGGCATCTTCCTCGGACCAGACGTAAACGCCACCGGATCTTTCGTTGGCACCAAGATCGGGTTCACCGGCGGCCTCCTGCTCAGGTATCATGTGAATAACCGTTGGTATGTTAGTACCGGCGCCGCCTACACGAAAAAAATCTACGGCGCTTCGCCCGACGAATACAAAGTTACCGGCCCCGCATATTACACAGACATCGATGCGGATTGTGACGTGATCGACGTACCGCTCAATCTGCATTACGTTTTTGCAGAACGCCCGTCTGGCAGATGGAACGTGAGCGCGGGCGTATCCACCTATTTCATGCTGCGCGAAAAGTATGATTATTACTATACCAACTATCCCAAACGGACCCG
Proteins encoded in this region:
- a CDS encoding RNA polymerase sigma factor, encoding MQDISAIIAGCKNWNRSSQEALYRQFFGYAMAICLRYANNKEEAIEILNDGFLKIFHHIDSYDTSRPFKSWLSKIMANTAIDHLRSRKKIVFTEDITQVYELGMPDEYAISKLTCEEILQLVQHLPPAYRTVFNLYVLEGFQHQEISNMLGISEGTSKSNLFKAKRILKEKIEAITSMNISGPGSIGAAQPS
- a CDS encoding outer membrane beta-barrel protein → MSEQFEHNIRKKLQDAEIPFEPMAWERMEKLLDEPNRRRPIWWWLSGLVLILGLGGWWFFSQQNVENTGETSDNNIISENQLANPEGKNGKVDNTPVSGTAKLPSADDGKSNVDNPSKSSASPSANFISKGENSNDVDKGASTSPYSSAKNKNQKSRIGKNNFAANITAQNRNNETPDVDKVTGSSLMAKKGNTGVNNSTAPSANNPQNNGTENPDVNKLTGSTKIIDQKSNDTNSDVNKPAPPILPTQNQADKKTDVDKGAGITQTPGLNNPSSETKTDSAQSNPDPRKAPRRKGFEGGIFLGPDVNATGSFVGTKIGFTGGLLLRYHVNNRWYVSTGAAYTKKIYGASPDEYKVTGPAYYTDIDADCDVIDVPLNLHYVFAERPSGRWNVSAGVSTYFMLREKYDYYYTNYPKRTRVYSNQNQHWFSVINLSAGWEKNTKGRLNWGLQPYVKIPAGGVGEGKVKLYSAGVSLQLTLGKK
- the mnmG gene encoding tRNA uridine-5-carboxymethylaminomethyl(34) synthesis enzyme MnmG, producing MFPVYDVIVVGAGHAGCEAAAAAANMGSRVLLVTMNMQTIAQMSCNPAMGGIAKGQIVREIDALGGYSGIVTDQSMIQFRMLNRSKGPAMWSPRTQNDRMLFAAKWREALENTPNVDFYQDMVKALIIKNGVCQGVITGLGHEISAKAVVLTNGTFLNGVIHIGDKQFGGGRVAEKAATGITEQLVSLGFESDRLKTGTPPRIDGRSLDYSKMEEQKGDEEIVGFSYMDVEKIRPEQQRSCWITYTSENVHEILKTGFDRSPMFQGRIQGIGPRYCPSIEDKINRFAERERHQLFVEPEGFNTVEIYVNGFSTSLPEDVQLKALRMVAGFENVRMFRPGYAIEYDYFPPTQLQFSLETKQVANLFFAGQINGTTGYEEAACQGLMAGINAHLKVTEQAPLVLKRSEAYIGVLIDDLINKGTDEPYRMFTSRAEFRTLLRQDNADLRLTERSHALGLATDERMARTREKLAGVEKIKSILKELPLEPEEANAWLQASGSAPLTQKQRAHQILLRPGIDIFSMKQHLPKVEKALENYSKEVLEQVEIQVKYDVYIEKENELVQRMSQLEDLMIPESFDYSKLVSLSNEARQKFSRIKPRTLGQASRISGVNPSDVQILMVYMGR